From the genome of Effusibacillus lacus, one region includes:
- a CDS encoding GDYXXLXY domain-containing protein: protein MKKKLWILVLLQCLFLLGVAGQYYAVQVFGKEILLKAVPVDPRDPFRGDFARLGFEISRIPAPQEKSDCKRDCKIFVLLEKKGQYYVFKEASFADKFEPEANEAVLVGKAVYHWESERELRVTYGFEQVFVEEGMGKPLEDREAEVTVAVKVWNGRPVLNHVYLNGQLYK from the coding sequence ATGAAGAAGAAACTTTGGATTCTGGTCCTCCTGCAGTGCCTGTTTCTGTTGGGTGTCGCCGGCCAGTATTATGCCGTACAGGTATTCGGGAAAGAGATCCTGTTAAAAGCGGTACCGGTTGACCCGCGGGATCCGTTCCGGGGAGACTTTGCCCGGCTTGGTTTTGAAATCTCCCGAATCCCTGCTCCGCAAGAGAAAAGTGACTGCAAAAGGGATTGCAAAATATTTGTACTGCTTGAAAAGAAGGGTCAGTATTATGTGTTCAAGGAAGCTTCCTTTGCTGACAAGTTTGAGCCGGAAGCGAATGAAGCGGTGCTCGTTGGAAAGGCCGTTTATCACTGGGAAAGTGAGCGGGAACTGCGGGTGACCTACGGGTTTGAACAAGTGTTTGTCGAAGAGGGAATGGGGAAGCCTCTGGAAGACCGGGAAGCCGAAGTGACGGTGGCGGTGAAAGTCTGGAATGGCAGACCGGTATTGAACCATGTGTATCTGAACGGACAATTGTACAAATAG